In one Gossypium hirsutum isolate 1008001.06 chromosome D09, Gossypium_hirsutum_v2.1, whole genome shotgun sequence genomic region, the following are encoded:
- the LOC107931437 gene encoding uncharacterized protein, translated as MYRSSSWSRVTDGYYSSPKAGSITGLRMSSSVDDSNELPVYDPSVEMANKKEKSRARFAENAVHIIPLVLLVCALILWFFSNPDVEVGTKVETVAARIDGLTIDGDIDNDSDGTQTGFLPIAEVGDVDSTKHPKPNKPSRKLHFSYPQFFDSLLI; from the exons atgtATAGATCATCAAGCTGGAGCAGAGTTACGGATGGGTATTATTCATCCCCGAAGGCGGGGAGTATTACGGGGCTGAGAATGTCATCATCGGTGGACGACAGTAACGAACTGCCCGTATATGATCCCAGTGTAGAGATGGCTAATAAGAAAGAGAAGTCAAGGGCTAGGTTTGCAGAGAATGCTGTACATATAATTCCTTTGGTGCTGCTTGTTTGTGCCTTGATCCTCTGGTTCTTTTCCAATCCAG ATGTGGAAGTGGGAACGAAAGTGGAGACGGTAGCAGCCAGAATCGACGGCTTGACTATAGATGGAGACATAGACAATGATAGTGACGGAACTCAAACAGGGTTTTTGCCAATTGCGGAAGTGGGAGACGTCGACTCCACTAAACATCCTAAACCTAACAAACCTTCAAGGAAACTGCACTTCTCCTACCCTCAATTCTTTGATTCCCTTCTCATTTAA
- the LOC107931377 gene encoding probable transcription factor At5g61620 isoform X2 yields the protein MVKEAGRKCSHCGHNGHNSRTCYVHNSRCCNGKGGCVKLFGVKIGAMDQKRENVMKKSFSMGNLQSHAENNNDDDGHFSDGQIQSKKHKASHERKRGLRKLGKGDWRGISKNFVPTRTPTQVASHAQKYFLRQAGTDKKKRRPSLFDMEFQESGSSASPSDSPSEETSRSSPQTSKPFPHHCLDDRPIRSLTESHSFPTYYYLGTTQPTAPEVKLMAYLPFMHANTMNHAAPRYINTKALVNVAAHPSGIPSPRSVHHSMFRAGPSAASTEKDVLELKIGPPQSPKNATTSLPSHASIRVI from the exons ATGGTGAAAGAAGCAGGGAGAAAGTGCTCTCATTGTGGACATAATGGCCATAATTCGAGAACTTGTTATGTTCACAATTCGAGATGTTGTAACGGAAAAGGAGGGTGTGTCAAGCTTTTCGGTGTTAAGATAGGTGCAATGGATCAAAAGCGAGAGAATGTAATGAAGAAAAGTTTTAGCATGGGAAATCTGCAATCTCATGCAGAAAACAACAACGATGATGATGGGCATTTTTCTGATGGTCAGATTCAGTCTAAGAAACACAAAGCCTCCCATGAAAGAAAAAGAG GTTTGAGAAAGCTGGGGAAAGGTGACTGGAGAGGAATTTCAAAGAATTTCGTTCCCACTAGGACCCCAACGCAAGTTGCAAGCCATGCACAAAAGTATTTTCTCAGGCAGGCTGGGACTGATAAGAAGAAACGCAGACCAAGCCTTTTTGACATGGAATTTCAAGAATCCGGATCC AGTGCAAGTCCTTCGGATTCCCCATCAGAAGAAACCAGTAGAAGTTCACCTCAGACATCCAAACCATTTCCACATCATTGCTTGGATGATCGTCCAATCAGATCCTTAACTGAATCTCATAGTTTTCCCACATATTATTATCTCGGGACTACTCAACCCACG GCACCAGAAGTGAAACTGATGGCGTATTTACCATTTATGCATGCAAATACAATGAATCATGCAGCACCACGTTACATAAACACTAAAGCCCTTGTAAATGTAGCTGCTCATCCCTCTGGTATCCCTTCCCCAAGGTCAGTTCACCACAGCATGTTTCGAGCTGGCCCTAGTGCCGCTTCCACGGAAAAAGATGTTTTGGAGCTTAAGATCGGCCCCCCTCAATCACCTAAAAATGCTACGACAAGTCTTCCATCTCACGCATCCATTAGGGTGATTTGA
- the LOC107931377 gene encoding probable transcription factor At5g61620 isoform X1 — MVKEAGRKCSHCGHNGHNSRTCYVHNSRCCNGKGGCVKLFGVKIGAMDQKRENVMKKSFSMGNLQSHAENNNDDDGHFSDGQIQSKKHKASHERKRGKPWTEEEHRTFLAGLRKLGKGDWRGISKNFVPTRTPTQVASHAQKYFLRQAGTDKKKRRPSLFDMEFQESGSSASPSDSPSEETSRSSPQTSKPFPHHCLDDRPIRSLTESHSFPTYYYLGTTQPTAPEVKLMAYLPFMHANTMNHAAPRYINTKALVNVAAHPSGIPSPRSVHHSMFRAGPSAASTEKDVLELKIGPPQSPKNATTSLPSHASIRVI, encoded by the exons ATGGTGAAAGAAGCAGGGAGAAAGTGCTCTCATTGTGGACATAATGGCCATAATTCGAGAACTTGTTATGTTCACAATTCGAGATGTTGTAACGGAAAAGGAGGGTGTGTCAAGCTTTTCGGTGTTAAGATAGGTGCAATGGATCAAAAGCGAGAGAATGTAATGAAGAAAAGTTTTAGCATGGGAAATCTGCAATCTCATGCAGAAAACAACAACGATGATGATGGGCATTTTTCTGATGGTCAGATTCAGTCTAAGAAACACAAAGCCTCCCATGAAAGAAAAAGAG GGAAGCCATGGACTGAAGAGGAGCATAGAACCTTCTTGGCAGGTTTGAGAAAGCTGGGGAAAGGTGACTGGAGAGGAATTTCAAAGAATTTCGTTCCCACTAGGACCCCAACGCAAGTTGCAAGCCATGCACAAAAGTATTTTCTCAGGCAGGCTGGGACTGATAAGAAGAAACGCAGACCAAGCCTTTTTGACATGGAATTTCAAGAATCCGGATCC AGTGCAAGTCCTTCGGATTCCCCATCAGAAGAAACCAGTAGAAGTTCACCTCAGACATCCAAACCATTTCCACATCATTGCTTGGATGATCGTCCAATCAGATCCTTAACTGAATCTCATAGTTTTCCCACATATTATTATCTCGGGACTACTCAACCCACG GCACCAGAAGTGAAACTGATGGCGTATTTACCATTTATGCATGCAAATACAATGAATCATGCAGCACCACGTTACATAAACACTAAAGCCCTTGTAAATGTAGCTGCTCATCCCTCTGGTATCCCTTCCCCAAGGTCAGTTCACCACAGCATGTTTCGAGCTGGCCCTAGTGCCGCTTCCACGGAAAAAGATGTTTTGGAGCTTAAGATCGGCCCCCCTCAATCACCTAAAAATGCTACGACAAGTCTTCCATCTCACGCATCCATTAGGGTGATTTGA